One Leclercia pneumoniae genomic region harbors:
- the rbfA gene encoding 30S ribosome-binding factor RbfA, with translation MAKEFGRPQRVAQEMQKEIALILQREIKDPRVGMMTTVSGVEMSRDLAYAKVFVTFLNDQDEAAVKNGIKALQEASGFIRSLLGKAMRLRIVPELTFFYDNSLVEGMRMSNLVTSVVKHDDERRVNPDDNKED, from the coding sequence ATGGCGAAAGAATTTGGTCGCCCTCAGCGCGTAGCGCAGGAAATGCAGAAAGAGATCGCGCTCATTCTGCAACGCGAAATTAAAGACCCACGCGTGGGCATGATGACCACCGTGTCAGGCGTTGAAATGTCGCGTGACCTGGCCTATGCCAAAGTGTTCGTGACCTTCCTGAACGATCAGGACGAAGCGGCGGTAAAAAACGGCATTAAAGCGCTGCAGGAAGCTTCGGGTTTCATCCGTTCCCTGCTTGGTAAAGCAATGCGCCTGCGTATCGTGCCTGAGCTGACCTTCTTCTATGACAACTCGCTGGTAGAAGGTATGCGCATGTCCAACCTGGTGACCAGCGTGGTTAAACACGACGACGAACGTCGTGTAAACCCGGACGACAATAAGGAGGACTGA
- the nlpI gene encoding lipoprotein NlpI, with product MKPFLRWCFVATALTLAGCSNSAWRKSEVLAVPLQPTLQQEVILARMEQILASRALTDDERAQLLYERGVLYDSLGLRALARNDFSQALAIRPDMPEVFNYLGIYLTQAGNFDAAYEAFDSVLELDPTYNYAHLNRGIALYYGGRDKLAQDDLLAFYQDDPNDPFRSLWLYIVEQKLDAKQAKEALKQRFDKSDKEQWGWNIVEFYLGNISEATLMERLKADATDNTSLAEHLSETNFYLGKYYLSLGDMDSATALFKLAVANNVHNYVEHRYALLELSLLGQEHDDLAESDQQ from the coding sequence ATGAAGCCTTTTCTGCGCTGGTGTTTCGTTGCGACAGCTTTAACGCTGGCAGGATGCAGCAACTCTGCCTGGCGTAAAAGTGAAGTCCTCGCGGTACCATTGCAACCGACTTTGCAGCAAGAAGTGATTCTGGCTCGCATGGAACAAATTCTTGCCAGTCGGGCTTTAACCGATGACGAACGCGCACAGCTTTTATATGAGCGCGGAGTGTTGTATGATAGTCTCGGTCTGAGGGCACTGGCGCGAAATGATTTTTCACAAGCGTTAGCCATCCGACCCGATATGCCTGAAGTATTCAATTACTTAGGCATTTATTTAACGCAGGCAGGCAATTTTGATGCTGCCTATGAAGCGTTTGATTCTGTACTTGAGCTTGATCCAACTTACAACTACGCGCACTTGAATCGCGGTATCGCCCTGTATTACGGCGGTCGTGACAAGTTAGCGCAAGATGATCTGCTGGCGTTTTATCAAGACGATCCGAACGATCCTTTCCGTAGCCTGTGGCTTTACATCGTTGAGCAGAAGCTTGATGCGAAGCAGGCCAAAGAAGCACTGAAACAGCGCTTCGACAAATCGGACAAGGAACAATGGGGATGGAATATTGTCGAGTTCTACCTGGGCAACATTAGCGAAGCAACGCTAATGGAACGGCTCAAGGCGGACGCAACGGATAACACCTCGCTCGCTGAACATCTCAGTGAAACCAACTTCTATTTAGGTAAGTACTACCTAAGTCTGGGGGATATGGACAGCGCTACGGCACTGTTCAAATTAGCGGTTGCTAACAACGTACACAACTATGTTGAGCACCGTTATGCATTGTTGGAATTATCGCTCTTGGGCCAGGAGCATGACGACCTGGCAGAATCGGACCAGCAATAG
- the argG gene encoding argininosuccinate synthase, protein MTTILKHLPQGQRIGIAFSGGLDTSAALLWMRQKGAVPYAYTANLGQPDEDDYEAIPRRAMEYGAENARLIDCRKQLVAEGIAAIQCGAFHNTTGGLTYFNTTPLGRAVTGTMLVAAMKEDGVNIWGDGSTYKGNDIERFYRYGLLTNAELQIYKPWLDTDFIDELGGRHEMSEFMIACGFDYKMSVEKAYSTDSNMLGATHEAKDLEYLNSSVKIVNPIMGVKFWDENVKIQAEEVTVRFERGHPVALNGKTFSDDVELMMEANRIGGRHGLGMSDQIENRIIEAKSRGIYEAPGMALLHIAYERLLTGIHNEDTIEQYHSHGRQLGKLLYQGRWFDPQALMLRDALQRWVASAITGEVTLELRRGNDYSILNTVSDNLTYQAERLTMEKGDSVFSPDDRIGQLTMRNLDITDTRAKLFTYTENGLLSVSGGNGLPQVENQDHNDKS, encoded by the coding sequence ATGACGACGATTCTCAAGCATCTTCCGCAAGGACAACGTATTGGCATCGCTTTTTCGGGCGGCCTGGATACCAGCGCTGCACTGCTGTGGATGCGCCAAAAGGGAGCGGTTCCTTATGCATATACTGCGAACCTGGGTCAGCCGGATGAGGACGATTATGAAGCCATCCCGCGTCGCGCCATGGAGTATGGTGCAGAGAACGCCCGTCTGATTGACTGCCGTAAGCAACTGGTTGCTGAAGGTATCGCAGCCATTCAGTGTGGCGCGTTTCATAACACCACCGGCGGTTTGACTTATTTCAATACCACGCCTCTGGGTCGCGCCGTGACCGGTACTATGCTGGTTGCTGCGATGAAAGAAGACGGCGTCAATATCTGGGGTGACGGCAGCACCTATAAAGGCAACGACATTGAGCGTTTCTATCGCTATGGCCTGCTGACCAACGCTGAACTGCAGATCTACAAACCCTGGCTGGATACCGATTTCATCGATGAGCTGGGTGGTCGTCATGAAATGTCTGAATTTATGATTGCCTGCGGCTTCGATTATAAGATGTCCGTCGAGAAAGCTTACTCAACTGACTCCAACATGCTGGGTGCGACGCACGAAGCGAAAGACCTGGAGTACCTGAACTCCAGCGTGAAGATCGTTAACCCGATCATGGGCGTTAAGTTCTGGGACGAAAACGTCAAAATCCAGGCCGAAGAAGTGACAGTACGTTTCGAGCGCGGCCATCCGGTTGCCCTGAACGGCAAAACCTTCTCTGACGATGTCGAGCTGATGATGGAAGCGAACCGTATCGGCGGACGTCACGGTCTGGGCATGAGCGACCAGATTGAGAACCGTATTATCGAAGCGAAAAGCCGTGGCATCTATGAAGCTCCGGGGATGGCGCTGCTGCACATTGCCTATGAACGTCTGCTGACCGGTATTCACAACGAAGATACCATCGAGCAGTATCACTCTCATGGTCGTCAGTTAGGTAAACTTCTGTATCAGGGCCGCTGGTTCGACCCGCAGGCACTGATGCTGCGTGATGCGTTGCAGCGCTGGGTGGCAAGCGCCATCACGGGCGAAGTGACGCTGGAGCTGCGTCGCGGTAATGACTACTCCATCCTTAACACGGTCTCTGACAACCTGACCTACCAGGCAGAACGTCTGACCATGGAGAAAGGCGATTCAGTCTTCTCTCCGGACGATCGTATCGGCCAGCTGACTATGCGTAATCTAGATATCACCGATACCCGTGCCAAGCTGTTCACCTATACTGAGAACGGTCTGCTCTCGGTATCCGGTGGAAATGGTTTGCCGCAGGTTGAGAATCAGGATCATAACGATAAGTCGTAA
- the nusA gene encoding transcription termination factor NusA — protein sequence MNKEILAVVEAVSNEKALPREKIFEALESALATATKKKYEQEIDVRVEIDRRSGDFDTFRRWVIVEEVTQPTKEITLEAARFEDESLNVGEYVEDQIESVTFDRITTQTAKQVIVQKVREAERAMVVDQFRDQEGEIVTGVVKKVNRDNISLEIKSEGMAGNAEAVILREDMLPRENFRPGDRIRGVLYAVRPEARGAQLFVTRSKPEMLVELFRIEVPEIGEEVIEIKAAARDPGSRAKIAVKTNDKRIDPVGACVGMRGARVQAVSTELGGERIDIVLWDDNPAQFVINAMAPADVASIVVDEDKHTMDIAVEAGNLAQAIGRNGQNVRLASQLSGWELNVMTVDDLQAKHQAEAHAAIDTFTKYLDIDEDFATVLVEEGFSTLEELAYVPMKELLEIDGLDEPTVEALRERAKNALTTLALAQEESLGDKKPADDLLNLEGLDRAIAFKLAARGVCTLEDLAEQGVDDLADIEGLTDEKAGELIMAARNICWFGDEA from the coding sequence ATGAACAAAGAAATTTTGGCTGTTGTTGAAGCCGTTTCCAATGAGAAAGCGCTGCCGCGTGAGAAGATTTTCGAAGCGCTGGAAAGTGCACTGGCTACAGCAACCAAGAAAAAATACGAGCAAGAGATCGATGTTCGCGTTGAAATCGATCGCAGAAGCGGTGACTTCGACACGTTCCGCCGTTGGGTGATCGTGGAAGAAGTGACTCAGCCGACTAAAGAGATCACGCTGGAAGCAGCACGTTTCGAAGATGAAAGCCTGAATGTTGGCGAGTATGTTGAAGATCAGATTGAATCTGTGACCTTTGACCGTATCACTACCCAGACGGCGAAGCAGGTTATCGTGCAGAAAGTACGTGAAGCCGAGCGCGCTATGGTGGTTGATCAGTTCCGCGATCAGGAAGGTGAAATCGTTACTGGCGTGGTGAAGAAAGTTAACCGCGACAACATTTCCCTGGAAATCAAATCTGAAGGCATGGCGGGTAATGCTGAAGCCGTCATCCTGCGTGAAGACATGCTCCCGCGTGAAAACTTCCGTCCGGGTGACCGTATCCGTGGCGTACTTTACGCTGTGCGTCCAGAAGCACGCGGTGCCCAGCTGTTCGTGACGCGTTCTAAACCAGAAATGCTGGTTGAACTGTTCCGCATTGAAGTGCCGGAAATCGGCGAAGAAGTTATCGAAATCAAAGCGGCCGCTCGCGATCCTGGTTCCCGTGCGAAAATCGCGGTAAAAACCAACGACAAGCGTATCGATCCGGTTGGCGCATGCGTAGGTATGCGTGGTGCTCGCGTGCAGGCGGTCTCGACCGAACTGGGCGGCGAACGTATCGATATCGTTCTGTGGGACGACAACCCGGCGCAATTCGTGATCAACGCGATGGCGCCGGCTGACGTAGCTTCCATTGTTGTGGACGAAGATAAGCACACCATGGATATCGCTGTTGAAGCGGGTAACCTGGCGCAGGCGATTGGCCGTAACGGTCAAAACGTGCGTCTGGCGTCTCAGCTGAGCGGCTGGGAACTCAACGTAATGACCGTTGATGACCTGCAGGCTAAGCATCAGGCTGAAGCCCACGCGGCGATCGATACCTTCACTAAGTACCTGGACATTGACGAAGATTTCGCCACTGTACTGGTTGAAGAAGGCTTCTCTACGCTGGAAGAGCTGGCCTATGTGCCAATGAAAGAGCTGCTGGAAATTGACGGTCTGGATGAGCCAACCGTTGAAGCCCTGCGTGAACGCGCTAAAAACGCACTGACCACCCTGGCACTGGCTCAGGAAGAAAGCCTTGGTGATAAGAAGCCGGCTGATGACCTGCTGAATCTGGAAGGTCTTGATCGTGCGATTGCGTTCAAGCTGGCTGCCCGTGGTGTTTGTACGCTGGAAGATCTCGCTGAACAAGGCGTTGATGACCTGGCCGATATCGAAGGTTTAACCGACGAGAAAGCCGGCGAACTCATCATGGCCGCACGTAATATTTGCTGGTTTGGCGACGAAGCGTAA
- the rpsO gene encoding 30S ribosomal protein S15, with protein MSLSVEAKAKIVSEFGRDANDSGSTEVQVALLTAQINHLQGHFAEHKKDHHSRRGLLRMVSQRRKLLDYLKRKDVARYTALIERLGLRR; from the coding sequence ATGTCTCTAAGCGTTGAAGCTAAAGCTAAAATCGTTTCTGAGTTTGGTCGTGATGCTAACGACAGCGGTTCTACCGAAGTTCAGGTTGCACTGCTGACTGCACAGATTAACCACCTGCAGGGTCACTTTGCAGAGCACAAAAAAGATCACCACAGCCGTCGTGGTCTGCTGCGTATGGTTTCTCAGCGTCGTAAACTGCTCGACTACCTGAAACGTAAAGATGTTGCACGCTACACCGCGCTGATCGAGCGTCTGGGTCTGCGTCGCTAA
- the rimP gene encoding ribosome maturation factor RimP, giving the protein MSTLEQKLTEMITAPVEALGYELVGIEFVRGRTSTLRIYIDSEDGINVDDCADVSHQVSAVLDVEDPITVAYNLEVSSPGLDRPMFTAEHYVRFTGEEVALVLRMAVQNRRKWQGVIKAVDGEMITVTVEGKDEVFALSNIQKANLVPHF; this is encoded by the coding sequence TTGTCCACATTAGAGCAAAAATTAACAGAGATGATTACAGCACCGGTCGAAGCACTGGGCTACGAACTGGTCGGCATCGAATTCGTTCGCGGCCGTACATCGACGCTGCGCATCTATATTGATAGTGAAGATGGCATCAATGTTGACGATTGTGCTGATGTCAGCCACCAGGTGAGTGCGGTTCTTGACGTTGAAGACCCGATTACTGTTGCATACAACCTGGAAGTTTCCTCACCTGGCCTCGATCGTCCAATGTTCACGGCCGAGCACTATGTGCGTTTTACCGGTGAAGAAGTGGCTCTCGTTCTGCGTATGGCTGTACAGAACCGCCGTAAATGGCAGGGCGTTATCAAAGCCGTTGATGGTGAAATGATCACGGTGACAGTCGAAGGCAAAGATGAAGTGTTCGCGCTGAGTAATATCCAGAAGGCGAACCTGGTTCCCCACTTTTAA
- the infB gene encoding translation initiation factor IF-2 — protein MTDVTVKTLAAEIQTSVDRLVQQFADAGIPKSADDSVTAQEKQTLLAHLNREHGSTPDKLTLQRKTRSTLNIPGTGGKSKSVQIEVRKTRTFVKRDPQEAERLAAEEQAQREAEEQAQREAEATAKREAELKAEREAAEKAKRDASDKAKREAAEKDKVSNQQTDEMTKTAQTEKARRENEAAELKRKAEEEARRKLEEDARRVAEEARRMAEENEKNGVNTAEQTEDTSDYHVTTSQHARQAEDENDREVEGGRGRTRTASKTARPQKKGNKHAESKADREEARAAGRGGKGGKRKGSALQQGFQKPAQAVNRDVIIGETITVGDLANKMAVKGSQVIKAMMKLGAMATINQVIDQETAQLVAEEMGHKVILRRENELEEAVMSDRDTGAAAEPRAPVVTIMGHVDHGKTSLLDYIRSTKVASGEAGGITQHIGAYHVETDNGMITFLDTPGHAAFTSMRARGAQATDIVVLVVAADDGVMPQTIEAIQHAKAAQVPLVVAVNKIDKPEADMDRVKNELSQYGVMPEEWGGEAQFIPVSAKAGTGIDDLLNAILLQAEVLELKAVRKGMASGAVIESFLDKGRGPVATVLVREGTLNKGDIVLCGFEYGRVRAMRDELGQEVMEAGPSIPVEILGLSGVPAAGDEVTVVRDEKKAREVALYRQGKFREVKLARQQKSKLENMFANMTEGEVHEVNIVLKADVQGSVEAISDSLLKLSTDEVKVKIIGSGVGGITETDATLAAASNAILVGFNVRADASARKVIDAESLDLRYYSVIYHLIDEVKAAMSGMLSPELKQQIIGLAEVRDVFKSPKFGAIAGCMVTEGTIKRHNPIRVLRDNVVIYEGELESLRRFKDDVNEVRNGMECGIGVKNYNDVRVGDMIEVFEIIEIQRTIA, from the coding sequence ATGACTGATGTAACTGTAAAAACGCTGGCTGCCGAGATTCAGACCTCCGTGGATCGCCTGGTACAGCAATTTGCTGATGCAGGGATCCCGAAGTCCGCTGATGATTCGGTAACCGCGCAAGAGAAACAAACCTTGTTAGCGCACCTGAACCGTGAACATGGTTCTACGCCTGACAAGTTAACGTTGCAGCGCAAAACGCGTAGCACGTTGAATATCCCTGGTACCGGTGGTAAAAGCAAATCGGTACAAATCGAAGTCCGCAAGACGCGCACCTTTGTAAAACGTGATCCGCAAGAGGCTGAACGCCTTGCTGCGGAAGAGCAGGCACAGCGTGAAGCGGAAGAACAAGCTCAGCGTGAGGCAGAAGCAACTGCCAAACGTGAAGCAGAATTAAAAGCTGAACGTGAGGCCGCAGAAAAAGCGAAACGCGACGCCAGTGATAAAGCGAAGCGTGAAGCTGCGGAAAAAGACAAAGTGAGCAATCAACAGACTGACGAAATGACCAAAACAGCCCAGACGGAAAAAGCCCGTCGTGAAAATGAAGCAGCTGAACTGAAGCGTAAAGCGGAAGAAGAAGCTCGCCGTAAGCTGGAAGAAGACGCACGTCGTGTTGCTGAAGAAGCGCGCCGTATGGCAGAAGAAAACGAGAAAAACGGCGTGAATACCGCTGAACAGACTGAAGACACCAGCGATTACCACGTAACCACTTCCCAGCATGCACGCCAGGCAGAAGACGAAAACGACCGTGAAGTTGAAGGTGGTCGTGGCCGTACCCGCACCGCGTCGAAGACTGCCCGTCCTCAGAAGAAAGGCAACAAGCACGCTGAATCCAAAGCCGATCGCGAAGAAGCGCGTGCAGCGGGTCGCGGTGGGAAAGGCGGTAAGCGTAAAGGTTCCGCTCTGCAGCAGGGCTTCCAGAAGCCAGCGCAGGCTGTTAACCGTGACGTTATCATTGGCGAAACCATCACCGTTGGCGATCTGGCGAACAAGATGGCCGTGAAAGGCTCTCAGGTCATCAAAGCGATGATGAAGCTGGGCGCGATGGCGACCATCAACCAGGTTATCGATCAGGAAACCGCACAGCTGGTTGCCGAAGAGATGGGCCACAAAGTTATCCTGCGTCGTGAAAACGAACTGGAAGAAGCCGTAATGAGCGACCGTGACACTGGCGCTGCGGCTGAACCGCGTGCACCGGTTGTGACCATCATGGGTCACGTTGACCACGGTAAAACCTCTCTGCTCGACTACATTCGTTCTACTAAGGTTGCCTCCGGCGAAGCGGGTGGTATTACCCAGCACATCGGTGCTTACCACGTAGAAACCGATAACGGCATGATCACCTTCCTGGATACCCCGGGCCACGCCGCCTTTACCTCAATGCGTGCTCGTGGTGCGCAGGCAACGGATATCGTGGTACTGGTTGTTGCAGCCGACGACGGCGTGATGCCACAGACCATCGAAGCTATCCAGCACGCGAAAGCGGCGCAGGTGCCACTGGTTGTTGCAGTCAACAAAATCGACAAACCAGAAGCTGACATGGACCGCGTTAAAAACGAACTCTCTCAGTACGGCGTTATGCCGGAAGAGTGGGGCGGTGAAGCACAGTTCATCCCTGTATCTGCAAAAGCGGGTACCGGTATCGACGACCTGCTGAACGCTATCCTGCTGCAGGCTGAAGTTCTGGAGCTGAAAGCGGTTCGTAAAGGTATGGCGAGCGGCGCGGTTATCGAGTCCTTCCTGGATAAAGGTCGTGGCCCGGTTGCAACCGTACTGGTACGCGAAGGTACCCTGAATAAGGGTGACATCGTACTGTGTGGCTTCGAGTATGGCCGTGTTCGTGCAATGCGTGACGAACTGGGCCAGGAAGTGATGGAAGCAGGTCCGTCCATTCCGGTGGAAATCCTGGGTCTGTCCGGCGTGCCGGCTGCGGGTGACGAAGTGACCGTAGTTCGTGACGAGAAGAAAGCACGTGAAGTTGCGCTGTATCGTCAGGGCAAATTCCGTGAAGTTAAACTGGCTCGTCAGCAGAAATCTAAACTCGAGAACATGTTTGCCAACATGACCGAAGGCGAAGTTCACGAAGTGAACATCGTACTGAAAGCCGACGTTCAGGGTTCTGTGGAAGCGATCTCCGACTCCTTGCTGAAACTGTCTACCGACGAAGTGAAAGTGAAGATCATCGGTTCTGGCGTAGGTGGTATCACCGAAACCGACGCGACTCTGGCTGCAGCGTCCAATGCTATCCTGGTTGGCTTCAACGTTCGTGCTGACGCGTCCGCGCGTAAAGTTATCGATGCTGAAAGCCTGGATCTGCGTTACTACTCCGTCATCTATCATCTGATCGACGAAGTGAAAGCAGCGATGAGCGGCATGCTCTCTCCTGAGCTGAAACAGCAGATCATCGGTCTGGCTGAAGTCCGTGACGTGTTCAAATCACCGAAATTTGGTGCTATCGCGGGCTGTATGGTTACTGAAGGTACCATCAAACGTCACAACCCAATCCGCGTACTGCGTGACAACGTGGTTATCTACGAAGGCGAGCTGGAATCTCTGCGCCGCTTCAAAGATGACGTTAACGAAGTCCGTAACGGTATGGAATGTGGTATCGGCGTGAAGAACTACAACGATGTTCGCGTTGGCGACATGATCGAAGTGTTCGAGATCATCGAAATTCAGCGTACCATCGCGTAA
- the pnp gene encoding polyribonucleotide nucleotidyltransferase yields MLNPIVRKFQYGQHTVTLETGMMARQATAAVMVSMDDTAVFVTVVGQKKAKPGQDFFPLTVNYQERTYAAGKIPGGFFRREGRPSEGETLIARLIDRPVRPLFPEGFVNEVQVIATVVSVNPQVNPDIVAMIGASAALSLSGIPFNGPIGAARVGYINDQYVLNPTQEELKESKLDLVVAGTEAAVLMVESEAELLSEDQMLGAVVYGHDQQQIVIQNINDLVKEAGKPRWDWQPEAVNDALNARVAALAESRLSDAYRITDKQERYAQVDVIKSETVATLVAEDETLDANELSEILHAIEKNVVRSRVLAGEPRIDGREKDMIRGLDVRTGVLPRTHGSALFTRGETQALVTATLGTARDAQNIDELMGERTDSFLFHYNFPPYSVGETGMVGSPKRREIGHGRLAKRGVLAVMPEADKFPYTVRVVSEITESNGSSSMASVCGASLALMDAGVPIKAAVAGIAMGLVKEGDNFVVLSDILGDEDHLGDMDFKVAGSRDGISALQMDIKIEGITKEIMQVALNQAKGARLHILGVMEQAINAPRGDISQFAPRIHTIKISPDKIKDVIGKGGSVIRALTEETGTTIEIEDDGTVKIAATDGEKAKYAIRRIEEITAEIEVGRIYNGKVTRIVDFGAFVAIGGGKEGLVHISQIADKRVEKVTDYLQMGQEVPVKVLEVDRQGRIRLSIKEATEQSQPAAAPEAPAAEQGE; encoded by the coding sequence TTGCTGAATCCGATCGTTCGTAAATTCCAGTACGGTCAACACACCGTTACGCTGGAAACCGGCATGATGGCGCGTCAGGCGACTGCTGCCGTAATGGTAAGCATGGATGACACCGCGGTATTCGTGACCGTTGTCGGCCAGAAAAAAGCTAAACCAGGTCAGGACTTTTTCCCGCTGACCGTTAACTACCAGGAGCGTACCTACGCTGCCGGTAAAATCCCGGGTGGTTTCTTCCGTCGTGAAGGCCGTCCAAGCGAAGGCGAAACCCTGATCGCGCGTCTGATTGACCGCCCGGTTCGCCCGCTGTTCCCGGAAGGCTTCGTTAACGAAGTACAGGTTATTGCCACCGTTGTTTCTGTTAACCCACAGGTTAACCCGGACATCGTTGCGATGATCGGCGCATCTGCTGCGCTCTCCCTGTCTGGTATTCCATTCAACGGCCCAATCGGTGCTGCACGTGTTGGTTATATCAATGACCAGTATGTACTGAACCCAACTCAGGAAGAGCTGAAAGAGAGTAAGCTGGACCTGGTAGTTGCGGGTACTGAAGCGGCAGTGCTGATGGTTGAATCCGAAGCTGAGCTGCTGAGCGAAGACCAGATGCTGGGTGCTGTGGTATATGGCCACGACCAGCAGCAGATCGTTATCCAGAACATCAACGACCTGGTGAAAGAAGCCGGTAAACCACGTTGGGACTGGCAGCCAGAAGCGGTAAACGACGCGCTGAACGCACGCGTAGCGGCTCTGGCAGAATCTCGCCTGAGCGATGCTTACCGTATCACTGACAAACAAGAGCGTTATGCTCAGGTTGACGTGATCAAGTCTGAAACCGTTGCGACGCTGGTGGCTGAAGACGAAACGCTGGATGCTAACGAGCTGAGCGAAATCCTGCACGCTATCGAGAAAAACGTTGTTCGTAGCCGTGTACTGGCAGGCGAGCCGCGCATCGATGGCCGTGAGAAAGACATGATCCGTGGTCTGGATGTGCGTACTGGCGTTCTGCCACGTACTCACGGTTCCGCACTGTTCACCCGTGGCGAAACTCAGGCGCTGGTTACCGCGACCCTGGGTACTGCACGTGACGCGCAGAACATCGACGAACTGATGGGTGAGCGTACTGACAGCTTCCTGTTCCACTACAACTTCCCTCCGTACTCCGTTGGTGAGACCGGTATGGTAGGTTCGCCGAAGCGTCGTGAAATTGGTCACGGTCGTCTGGCGAAACGTGGCGTGCTGGCGGTTATGCCAGAAGCTGACAAATTCCCGTACACCGTGCGTGTGGTTTCTGAAATCACCGAATCCAACGGTTCTTCCTCCATGGCTTCTGTATGTGGCGCATCCCTGGCGCTGATGGACGCAGGTGTGCCAATCAAAGCCGCCGTTGCAGGTATTGCGATGGGTCTGGTGAAAGAAGGCGACAACTTCGTTGTTCTGTCTGACATCCTGGGCGACGAAGACCACCTGGGTGATATGGACTTCAAAGTGGCGGGTTCCCGCGACGGTATCTCTGCACTGCAGATGGATATCAAAATTGAAGGCATCACCAAAGAGATCATGCAGGTTGCGCTGAACCAGGCTAAAGGTGCGCGTCTGCACATCCTGGGCGTGATGGAACAGGCGATCAACGCGCCGCGCGGCGACATCTCTCAGTTCGCTCCACGTATCCACACGATTAAGATCAGCCCGGACAAGATCAAAGACGTTATCGGTAAAGGCGGTTCTGTTATCCGTGCTCTGACCGAAGAGACTGGCACCACTATCGAAATCGAAGATGACGGTACTGTGAAGATCGCAGCAACCGACGGCGAGAAAGCAAAATACGCAATCCGTCGCATCGAAGAAATTACTGCGGAAATCGAAGTGGGCCGCATCTACAATGGTAAAGTGACCCGTATCGTTGACTTTGGCGCATTTGTTGCCATCGGTGGCGGTAAAGAAGGTCTGGTTCACATCTCTCAGATCGCCGACAAGCGCGTTGAGAAAGTGACCGATTACCTGCAGATGGGTCAGGAAGTACCGGTTAAGGTTCTGGAAGTTGACCGTCAGGGCCGTATCCGTCTGAGCATTAAAGAAGCGACCGAGCAGTCACAGCCTGCCGCCGCGCCGGAAGCTCCGGCAGCGGAACAAGGCGAGTAA
- the truB gene encoding tRNA pseudouridine(55) synthase TruB: MSRPRRRGRDVHGVLLLDKPQGASSNDVLQKVKRLYNANRAGHTGALDPLATGMLPVCLGEATKFSQYLLDSDKRYRVIAKLGQRTDTSDADGQVVEERPVTFSAEQLADALESFRGETQQVPSMYSALKYQGKKLYEYARQGIEVPRETRPITVYELLFIRHEGDELELEVHCSKGTYIRTIIDDLGEKLGCGAHVIYLRRLAVSNYPAERMVTLEQLGALVEQAEQQGLSAAELLDPLLMPMDSPAADYPVVNLPLTSSVYFKNGNPVRTSGAPADGLVRVTEGDEGKFIGMGEMDDEGRVAPRRLVVEYPA; this comes from the coding sequence ATGAGTCGTCCTCGTCGTCGCGGTCGCGACGTGCATGGCGTGCTGTTGCTGGATAAACCGCAAGGGGCATCCAGCAACGACGTTCTGCAAAAGGTAAAGCGTCTATATAACGCCAACCGGGCCGGCCATACCGGTGCGCTGGACCCCCTGGCGACCGGCATGCTGCCAGTCTGTCTTGGCGAAGCGACAAAGTTTTCTCAGTATCTGCTGGATTCTGATAAGCGCTATCGCGTCATCGCAAAGCTGGGTCAGCGTACCGATACCTCTGATGCTGATGGTCAGGTCGTGGAAGAGCGTCCTGTCACTTTTAGCGCAGAGCAGCTTGCTGATGCGCTGGAAAGCTTCCGTGGCGAGACTCAGCAGGTGCCCTCTATGTATTCGGCGCTGAAATACCAGGGCAAGAAGCTCTACGAGTATGCGCGTCAGGGTATCGAGGTGCCGCGTGAGACTCGCCCGATCACCGTTTACGAGCTGCTGTTTATCCGCCACGAAGGCGACGAGCTGGAGCTGGAAGTGCACTGTTCAAAGGGCACTTACATCCGCACCATTATCGACGACCTGGGCGAAAAACTGGGTTGCGGCGCGCACGTCATCTACCTGCGTCGCCTTGCCGTCAGCAACTATCCCGCTGAGCGGATGGTGACGCTTGAGCAGCTTGGTGCGCTGGTGGAGCAGGCGGAACAGCAGGGTCTCTCTGCCGCCGAGCTGCTGGACCCGCTTTTGATGCCTATGGACAGTCCGGCCGCGGACTATCCGGTCGTGAATTTGCCGTTAACATCGTCCGTTTACTTTAAAAACGGCAACCCTGTTCGCACCTCAGGCGCACCGGCCGATGGCCTGGTTCGCGTCACGGAAGGTGACGAAGGTAAGTTCATCGGTATGGGTGAAATGGATGACGAAGGGCGTGTCGCACCTCGTCGTCTGGTGGTCGAATATCCCGCATAA